A single genomic interval of Sceloporus undulatus isolate JIND9_A2432 ecotype Alabama chromosome 2, SceUnd_v1.1, whole genome shotgun sequence harbors:
- the F2RL2 gene encoding proteinase-activated receptor 3, with product MELKNSFKNSELTTATMKTLVLLTTGLFFMSSCQKENKCSNSTLGCQESNSAPGKTFHSTVQDVYEKIPSSSIEGVRKANQNKDNKCTSVNSNISTLKINNVTMEYFTSSLSTKLIPAIYIAVVLIGIPSNAITLWMLFSKMRSVRSAIFYTNLAISDFLFCIMLPFRITYHLNGNNWIFGEAMCRIMTVIFYGNMYCSTLLLTCISISRYVAIVHPFTYRNLPKQLLSTFACGTVWIVMFLYMIPLITTKQSYYLDQLNIISCHDVSNSCQTWAHLQHYYFIFLAVGGFLIPLCIVIFCYVSIIRTLKVYNQKWFWYIKVSLLILSIFAVCFTPSNILLIAHHMNYYDNSKDSLYIFYLIALSLSSLNSCLDPFLYFMMSKINNNNKTVYLTTIKAIPEEQT from the exons ATGGAGCTaaaaaactcatttaaaaatTCAGAGTTAACTACTGCCACAATGAAAACTTTGGTTTTACTGACAACTGGGCTGTTCTTTATGTCCTCATGCCAGAAAG AAAACAAATGCAGCAACAGCACCCTGGGCTGTCAAGAAAGCAATTCAGCCCCTGGTAAGACTTTCCACAGCACTGTGCAAGATGTGTATGAGAAGATACCTTCTTCCTCCATAGAAGGAGTGAGAAAGGCCAATCAGAACAAAGACAATAAGTGCACCTCAGTAAACTCCAACATCTCAACACTGAAAATAAACAATGTCACAATGGAATATTTTACCAGCTCTCTGAGCACAAAGCTAATACCAGCTATATACATAGCTGTTGTTTTAATAGGGATACCATCAAATGCCATTACTCTATGGATGCTGTTTTCCAAAATGAGATCTGTCCGTAGTGCCATATTCTACACAAACTTGGCCATTTCAGATTTTCTCTTCTGCATCATGCTGCCATTCAGAATTACATACCACCTCAATGGCAATAACTGGATATTTGGAGAAGCAATGTGTCGGATCATGACTGTCATCTTCTATGGCAACATGTATTGTTCCACTCTACTTCTTACTTGCATCAGCATCAGCCGCTACGTGGCCATTGTTCATCCATTTACTTACAGAAATCTGCCTAAGCAACTCTTATCCACATTTGCCTGTGGGACAGTATGGATAGTTATGTTCTTATACATGATACCTTTGATCACAACAAAGCAAAGCTATTATCTGGATCAactaaatattatttcctgtcaCGATGTGTCTAACAGCTGTCAAACTTGGGCACATCTCCAACACTATTACTTCATTTTTCTAGCAGTAGGTGGATTCCTAATTCCTCTTTGCattgttattttttgttatgtTTCAATTATTCGGACGCTCAAAGTTTACAATCAGAAGTGGTTTTGGTACATCAAAGTCAGTCTGCTTATCCTTAGCATTTTTGCTGTTTGCTTCACTCCCAGCAATATCTTACTGATTGCTCATCATATGAATTACTATGATAATTCTAAAGATAGTTTGTACATTTTCTATCTTATTGCTTTAAGTCTAAGTAGTCTGAACAGTTGTCTAGATCCATTCCTTTACTTCATGATGTCcaaaatcaacaacaataataagacaGTTTATCTCACCACAATTAAAGCAATCCCAGAAGAACAAACATGA